A section of the Bombus fervidus isolate BK054 chromosome 9, iyBomFerv1, whole genome shotgun sequence genome encodes:
- the LOC139991061 gene encoding carbonic anhydrase 1, whose product MINISASEFMIICSSVLLIFLLLTEVLDWTQLFSWVENECNFPPFTFGYTDRNGPHMWKLLYPDSNGSNQSPINIATQLVVVVQPSEPLRWNGYDKGPLSTTIANNENNVIVSTMWGNLNRPYIEGGCLTNVYDLCSMMFHWGQSNDEGSEHTLDYVRYPMELQVWHIKRGFNSLLEAIAAKESDGILIISFFFQITNADNPYLDHIVRNLRQIVKPGTKVHVPPFPLLWIFPHFQTDYYTYNGSLTQPPCSEIVTWILQPEPIAISSSQIAQFRQICSPDGPIPLNCRPVQRVNDRSVYFYS is encoded by the exons atgataaatatatcaGCATCAGAATTTATGATCATATGTAGCAGTGTCCTCCTCATTT TTTTGCTACTGACCGAAGTTCTGGATTGGACCCAATTATTCTCATGGGTAGAAAACGAATGCAATTTTCCTCCTTTCACGTTCGGTTATACGGACCGCAACGGGCCCCACATGTGGAAACTGCTGTATCCTGATAGTAATGGTAGCAATCAGTCACCAATCAACATTGCAACACAGCTCGTCGTTGTGGTGCAACCGTCCGAACCTCTTCGTTGGAACGGCTACGATAAAGGACCACTATCGACGACTATAGCGAATAACGAAAATAACG TGATAGTGAGCACAATGTGGGGCAATTTAAATCGACCATATATCGAAGGTGGCTGTTTGACTAACGTTTACGACCTATGCTCGATGATGTTTCATTGGGGACAATCGAACGACGAAGGCAGCGAACATACGTTAGATTACGTTCGATATCCCATGGAATTACAAGTGTGGCACATAAAACGCGGCTTTAACTCACTTTTGGAGGCGATTGCTGCTAAAGAAAGCGATGGCATACTGATCATCTCGTTCTTTTTTCAG attACAAACGCGGATAATCCTTATTTGGATCATATCGTGAGAAATCTGCGGCAAATTGTTAAACCAGGGACGAAGGTGCACGTTCCACCCTTTCCGCTGCTATGGATATTTCCACATTTCCAGACCGATTATTATACTTACAACGGTTCTCTTACTCAGCCACCCTGCAGTGAAATTGTTACGTGGATCTTGCAACCTGAACCGATCGCTATATCATCGTCTCAG ATTGCACAATTTCGACAAATTTGCTCACCGGATGGTCCTATACCGTTAAATTGTAGACCCGTACAACGAGTAAACGACCGTAGCGTGTACTTTTATTCGTAG